From Pseudomonadota bacterium, the proteins below share one genomic window:
- a CDS encoding SDR family oxidoreductase — protein sequence MRIAFVLIALFALTTTYADDHNAVSPRAVLVTGASSGIGQRIATTLAEQGFYVYAGARKARDIEALSAHPRVEGIRLDVTRQEEIDAAVATIRERGRGLYGLVNNAGVFLFDPLIEVSEADMQFIMDVNVMGPYRVTKAFAPLIIASEGRITSTGSVAGLFSAALFGPYGMSKHAMEAYTDALAGEMAKFDVDVSIVEPGNFRSNIMKNMHRRLEQLDRGERTSAFREEIARFASFTQQDRSHHADPQPVADAVLDFLTAEDPKMRYLVVPNEREATLAISRSLAKVLELNGDHRFAKTRDELVTILDDLLDAKAVIR from the coding sequence GTGAGAATTGCCTTTGTCCTAATTGCTCTGTTCGCACTTACCACCACCTACGCAGATGACCATAACGCGGTCTCGCCAAGGGCCGTGCTCGTCACGGGGGCCAGCTCCGGCATCGGCCAGCGTATTGCCACCACCCTGGCCGAACAGGGGTTCTACGTCTACGCAGGGGCGCGCAAGGCCCGTGACATCGAAGCTCTCAGCGCTCACCCTCGTGTGGAAGGTATCCGCCTGGACGTGACGCGCCAGGAGGAGATCGACGCAGCCGTCGCGACCATTCGCGAGCGCGGTCGCGGGTTGTATGGACTGGTCAACAATGCTGGCGTCTTCCTCTTCGATCCCCTCATCGAGGTGAGCGAGGCGGACATGCAGTTCATCATGGACGTGAACGTGATGGGCCCCTATCGCGTCACCAAGGCCTTCGCGCCCCTAATCATCGCGAGTGAAGGGCGGATCACCAGCACCGGTTCGGTCGCTGGGCTCTTCTCGGCCGCGCTGTTTGGTCCCTACGGCATGTCCAAGCATGCGATGGAAGCCTACACGGATGCTCTCGCCGGTGAGATGGCCAAGTTCGACGTGGACGTCAGCATCGTGGAGCCCGGCAACTTCCGCTCCAACATCATGAAGAACATGCACCGGCGCCTCGAGCAACTGGACCGGGGCGAGCGCACGTCGGCGTTCCGCGAGGAGATCGCTCGCTTCGCCTCCTTCACCCAGCAGGACCGTTCGCACCACGCAGACCCGCAGCCCGTGGCCGACGCGGTGCTGGATTTCTTGACGGCGGAAGATCCCAAGATGCGCTACCTGGTCGTGCCCAACGAACGCGAGGCCACCCTGGCGATCTCCCGGTCGCTCGCCAAGGTGCTGGAGCTCAATGGCGATCACCGTTTTGCCAAGACCCGCGATGAGCTCGTGACCATCCTCGATGATCTCCTGGACGCCAAGGCGGTGATTCGGTGA